From Desulfuromonas soudanensis, the proteins below share one genomic window:
- a CDS encoding M16 family metallopeptidase, translating to MIQKSILENGIRVITEKMPGVHSVSLGFWVENGSRHESASESGISHFIEHMLFKGTSRRNALDIAKEIDSVGGVLNAFTAREYSCYYAKVLAKALPRAIDLLSDIVLGSIFDLDELEKERRVILQEISMLEDAPDDQVHDLFNHFFWEGHPLGLPILGTRESVDNLTREMMQAFMSKRYCGGKIVICAAGDLVHDQIVQQISRAFQGVPSGTTAPTPLLSIPQHARRIHVLEKDLEQVHICLGTRAMPQNHPNRFASYLLNVILGGSMSSRLFQTVREERGLAYSIYSYLNCHSDAGALVIYAGTAAEDAPHVVNLLLRELNRFRTETVSGEELSSAKEQLKGNLLLSLEGSDNRMTRLAKNEIYLGEQWAIPQVLAAFDRVTSRDLQGLAEETICDDYLNLQLLGRVGAGDFPLIDFTLG from the coding sequence ATGATTCAGAAGTCCATACTCGAAAACGGAATCCGGGTCATCACCGAAAAGATGCCCGGGGTCCATTCCGTGTCTCTCGGGTTCTGGGTTGAAAATGGCTCACGCCATGAAAGTGCGTCGGAAAGCGGTATTTCTCATTTTATCGAGCACATGCTCTTTAAAGGGACGTCCCGACGCAATGCCCTGGATATCGCAAAGGAAATCGATTCGGTCGGGGGAGTGCTCAACGCCTTTACCGCGCGCGAGTACAGTTGTTACTACGCCAAGGTTCTGGCCAAAGCACTTCCCCGGGCTATCGATCTCCTTTCGGATATCGTTCTCGGTTCCATCTTCGATCTGGATGAATTAGAAAAAGAGCGGCGGGTGATCCTCCAGGAAATTTCCATGCTGGAGGATGCACCCGACGATCAGGTTCACGACCTTTTCAACCATTTTTTCTGGGAGGGTCATCCCCTCGGGTTGCCCATTCTCGGGACCAGGGAATCGGTTGACAATCTGACGCGGGAGATGATGCAGGCTTTCATGTCCAAGCGTTACTGTGGCGGAAAAATCGTCATCTGCGCAGCGGGAGATCTGGTTCACGACCAGATTGTCCAACAGATTTCCCGGGCCTTTCAGGGCGTACCTTCGGGGACGACCGCTCCTACGCCTCTCCTTTCCATTCCCCAGCATGCTCGTCGAATCCATGTCCTTGAAAAGGACCTCGAACAAGTGCATATCTGTCTCGGCACCCGGGCCATGCCGCAAAACCACCCAAACCGTTTTGCCTCCTATCTTCTCAACGTCATCCTCGGCGGCAGCATGAGTTCGCGTCTTTTTCAGACGGTGCGCGAGGAAAGAGGTCTGGCGTACTCGATCTACAGTTATCTCAATTGCCACTCGGATGCCGGGGCGCTGGTCATTTACGCCGGAACGGCGGCTGAGGATGCGCCGCATGTGGTGAACCTGCTCCTCAGGGAGCTCAACCGTTTCCGGACCGAGACGGTCTCTGGCGAAGAGCTCTCGTCGGCCAAGGAGCAACTCAAGGGGAACCTTCTGCTGTCCCTTGAAGGGAGCGACAACCGCATGACCCGGTTGGCAAAAAACGAAATTTATCTCGGTGAACAGTGGGCTATTCCTCAGGTTCTTGCCGCCTTCGACAGGGTGACCAGCCGTGACCTGCAGGGTCTGGCTGAGGAGACGATCTGCGATGATTACCTCAATCTGCAGCTCCTTGGCAGAGTCGGGGCGGGAGACTTTCCCTTGATCGATTTCACTCTTGGCTGA
- the secG gene encoding preprotein translocase subunit SecG, translated as MSALLIVLHVAVCIALIIVVLLQAGKGAEIGASFGSGASNTVFGATGGKSFMSRMTTAIAVIFMLTSLTLAYFYGQPGSSTIMPASVGTPVEAVQPPVDAPATPATEGTTTPEKK; from the coding sequence ATGTCTGCACTGTTAATTGTTCTGCATGTCGCAGTCTGCATCGCCCTGATCATCGTTGTTCTTCTGCAAGCGGGCAAAGGTGCGGAAATCGGCGCTTCCTTCGGTTCCGGAGCCAGCAACACCGTATTCGGCGCCACGGGGGGAAAAAGTTTCATGAGTCGCATGACGACCGCCATCGCTGTCATCTTCATGCTCACCAGCCTCACCCTCGCCTACTTCTACGGCCAGCCGGGGTCGAGCACCATCATGCCTGCCAGCGTCGGCACGCCGGTCGAAGCGGTCCAGCCTCCGGTCGACGCCCCCGCGACTCCGGCAACCGAGGGAACGACGACCCCGGAAAAAAAATAA
- the dut gene encoding dUTP diphosphatase — MDSLLIPVKRLRAGAILPLYMTEHAAGMDLHAALEETLILSPGKRSLVPSGIALAIPPGFEGQVRPRSGLALKKGVALVNSPGTIDADYRGEIGVILINHGSEAVEIHSGDRIAQLVIAPVMRADLVWSEELDETLRNGGGFGHTGVESGGGR; from the coding sequence ATGGATAGCCTTTTGATTCCGGTCAAGCGCCTGCGAGCCGGCGCGATCCTTCCTCTTTATATGACCGAACACGCAGCCGGCATGGATCTGCATGCCGCCCTCGAAGAGACACTGATTCTCTCCCCCGGCAAGCGTTCCCTGGTCCCTTCCGGGATCGCCCTGGCGATCCCCCCGGGCTTCGAGGGGCAGGTTCGTCCGCGGTCAGGGCTGGCACTGAAAAAGGGTGTCGCCCTCGTCAACTCTCCCGGCACCATCGATGCCGATTATCGGGGGGAAATCGGGGTTATCCTCATCAACCATGGCAGCGAAGCCGTTGAAATTCACTCCGGTGATCGAATCGCCCAACTGGTTATCGCGCCTGTAATGCGCGCCGACCTGGTCTGGTCCGAAGAACTGGACGAAACGCTTCGCAATGGCGGAGGTTTCGGGCATACCGGCGTCGAAAGCGGGGGAGGGCGATGA
- the tpiA gene encoding triose-phosphate isomerase has translation MRKPFIAGNWKLHNTVRESLELIEALKTSVKDVTDREIVVAPVFTALASVSRALQGSNISLAAQNCYPAQTGAFTGEVSPSLLKDAGCDYVIVGHSERRQLLGETDPFINAKIRALAGEGLGAIFCIGETLDERETDQTLDVLHTQVTAGLKEVPAEAMARIVVAYEPIWAIGTGRTASEDQAEDAHAFIRGLLQGLFGLSVAQEVRIIYGGSVKPDNVDGLMAQEDIDGCLVGGASLKAADFSRIVQFA, from the coding sequence ATGCGAAAACCCTTCATCGCCGGCAACTGGAAACTGCACAATACCGTCCGGGAGTCGCTGGAACTGATCGAGGCCCTCAAAACCTCCGTCAAGGATGTCACCGACCGGGAGATTGTTGTGGCGCCGGTCTTTACCGCCCTTGCTTCTGTCTCCAGGGCTCTCCAGGGGAGCAACATCTCCCTGGCGGCCCAAAACTGCTATCCGGCGCAGACAGGAGCCTTCACCGGCGAAGTCTCCCCTTCCCTCCTCAAAGATGCCGGCTGCGACTATGTCATCGTCGGCCATTCGGAGCGTCGCCAACTCCTCGGCGAAACGGATCCCTTCATCAACGCCAAGATTCGCGCCCTCGCCGGAGAGGGGCTCGGCGCCATCTTCTGCATCGGCGAAACCCTCGATGAGCGGGAGACCGACCAGACCCTCGATGTTCTGCATACCCAGGTCACCGCCGGCCTCAAGGAGGTCCCCGCAGAAGCCATGGCACGGATCGTCGTTGCCTACGAACCGATCTGGGCCATCGGCACCGGCAGGACGGCTTCGGAGGATCAGGCCGAGGATGCCCACGCCTTTATCCGCGGTCTCCTTCAGGGGCTCTTCGGTCTCTCCGTAGCCCAGGAAGTAAGGATCATTTACGGCGGGAGCGTCAAACCGGACAATGTCGACGGATTGATGGCCCAGGAGGATATCGACGGCTGCCTGGTCGGCGGAGCCAGCCTCAAGGCGGCTGATTTTTCACGCATCGTCCAATTTGCCTGA
- a CDS encoding PDZ domain-containing protein, producing MKFVLLLLSLSLLVGVAIAEESSVGVGLQVVPTDRGDLVVLGVVEGSPARAAGLQSGDLLVQVDDLVLAGVDFETVARRYLWGKAGTEVTLKYMRPGLAGVHSVTLRRQGLQAPGKEPVGVRMLRPGS from the coding sequence ATGAAATTCGTCCTGCTCCTCCTCAGCCTCTCCCTTCTGGTCGGTGTTGCGATCGCCGAGGAAAGTTCCGTCGGTGTCGGTCTGCAGGTTGTGCCGACGGACAGGGGAGACCTGGTCGTCCTCGGCGTCGTCGAAGGGTCGCCCGCCCGAGCCGCCGGCCTTCAGTCAGGGGATCTGTTGGTTCAGGTCGATGATCTGGTCCTGGCGGGGGTCGATTTTGAGACGGTGGCGCGTCGTTATCTCTGGGGGAAGGCCGGCACCGAGGTGACCCTGAAGTATATGCGTCCCGGCCTCGCCGGTGTGCATAGCGTCACCCTTCGCCGCCAGGGGCTGCAGGCGCCAGGAAAAGAGCCGGTCGGAGTGCGAATGCTCCGTCCCGGTTCCTAG
- a CDS encoding L-threonylcarbamoyladenylate synthase yields the protein MLVSINPENPQARLIDRVVDCLKQGGVIAYPTDTTYGIGCDIFNKKGVKKIYQIKQRDPRKPFSFICADLSDVANYAQVSNFAFKIMKRNFPGPYTFVLEATRVVPDLLTTKQRTVGIRIPDNAIVMGIVRQLGHPLVTTSANMSDEDPFHDPTMIDEAMGKMLDMVVDGGILLGDPSTVISLVDDKIEVLRQGSGDTSWIHNL from the coding sequence ATGCTTGTATCGATCAATCCCGAGAATCCGCAGGCCCGACTCATTGACCGTGTTGTCGATTGCCTGAAGCAGGGCGGGGTCATCGCTTATCCGACGGACACCACCTACGGTATCGGCTGTGATATCTTCAATAAAAAGGGGGTCAAGAAGATCTACCAGATCAAACAGCGCGACCCTCGCAAACCCTTCTCCTTCATCTGCGCCGATCTGTCCGATGTTGCCAATTACGCCCAGGTCAGCAACTTCGCCTTCAAGATCATGAAACGTAACTTTCCCGGTCCCTACACCTTCGTTCTCGAAGCCACCCGGGTCGTTCCCGATCTTCTCACCACCAAGCAGCGTACTGTAGGTATCCGCATTCCCGACAATGCCATTGTCATGGGGATCGTGCGGCAACTCGGCCATCCCCTGGTCACCACAAGCGCCAATATGTCGGACGAAGACCCCTTTCATGATCCGACGATGATCGACGAAGCGATGGGGAAGATGCTGGATATGGTTGTCGACGGCGGCATTCTTCTCGGGGATCCCTCGACAGTGATCAGTCTCGTCGATGACAAGATCGAAGTCCTTCGCCAGGGGAGTGGTGACACTTCCTGGATCCACAATCTTTAG
- the gap gene encoding type I glyceraldehyde-3-phosphate dehydrogenase has translation MTARVAINGFGRIGRNVFRAAKNCTDIEIVAINDLTDAATLAHLLKYDSVQGIFDAAVTSDKDHLFVDGRTVQVLREKDPTALPWKQLKIDIVIEATGRFTSREDAEKHLQAGAGRVIISAPGKKVDFTVCMGVNEKDYDPARHLVISNASCTTNCLAPVAKVLHETFGIVKGLMTTVHSYTNDQKILDLPHSDLRRGRAAALSMIPTTTGAAKAVSLVLPELAGKLDGMAVRVPTPNVSLIDLVIESGRPTSVEEVNAVMKEAAEGPLKGILEYCDLPLVSKDFNGNPASSIIDALSTTVIGGNMVKVISWYDNEWGYSSRILDLTRYVAVK, from the coding sequence ATGACTGCAAGAGTTGCCATCAACGGTTTCGGCCGCATCGGCCGCAACGTCTTTCGCGCTGCAAAGAACTGCACCGACATCGAGATCGTTGCCATCAACGATCTGACCGATGCCGCAACCCTGGCCCATCTTCTCAAATACGATTCGGTGCAGGGGATATTCGATGCCGCCGTCACTTCCGACAAAGACCATCTTTTCGTCGACGGCCGAACGGTCCAGGTCCTCAGGGAAAAAGATCCGACCGCCCTCCCCTGGAAGCAACTGAAGATCGATATCGTCATCGAGGCGACCGGACGCTTCACCAGCCGGGAGGACGCCGAAAAGCACCTGCAGGCCGGTGCCGGACGGGTTATTATCAGTGCACCGGGTAAAAAGGTCGACTTTACCGTCTGTATGGGGGTCAACGAGAAGGACTACGACCCCGCCCGGCATCTGGTGATCTCCAACGCCTCCTGCACCACCAACTGCCTGGCCCCCGTCGCCAAGGTCCTCCATGAGACCTTCGGGATCGTCAAGGGGCTCATGACCACGGTCCATTCCTATACCAATGACCAGAAAATCCTCGATCTCCCCCACTCGGATCTGCGCCGCGGGCGGGCCGCCGCCCTTTCGATGATTCCCACCACCACCGGCGCTGCCAAAGCCGTATCCCTCGTGCTGCCGGAACTTGCCGGCAAGCTCGACGGCATGGCCGTGAGGGTGCCGACCCCCAACGTCTCCCTCATCGACCTGGTGATCGAATCGGGGCGCCCAACCTCCGTCGAGGAAGTCAATGCGGTCATGAAAGAGGCCGCCGAGGGGCCCCTCAAGGGGATCCTAGAGTACTGCGACCTCCCCCTTGTCTCCAAAGATTTCAACGGCAACCCCGCCTCCTCCATCATCGATGCCCTCTCGACCACCGTCATCGGCGGAAACATGGTCAAGGTCATCTCCTGGTACGACAACGAGTGGGGTTATTCCAGCCGCATCCTCGATCTGACCCGGTACGTGGCGGTAAAATAG
- a CDS encoding phosphoglycerate kinase, which yields MLDKMTVRDLELKGKRVFCRVDFNVPLNAEGEIDDDTRIVAALPTLRYILEQGGRLVLASHLGRPKGAPEARYSLAPVAPHLQKLLGRPVLMAPDCIGPEVEKMVRALGNGEVLLLENVRFHAGETKNDPEFSRQLASLAEIYVNDAFGTAHRAHASTEGVARLLTPAVAGFLMEKEIRYLGQALAAPQHPFVAVLGGAKVTDKIPVIENLLDKVDILLIGGGMAYTFLKAQGFTIGNSLVEENRLALAHELFDKAKSAGVQLILPEDHVIASEFKSDAPHKVCSDIDIPEGWMGLDIGPRTAERYGRILKEAATVVWNGPMGVFEFDAFATGTLAIARALAESSALSIIGGGDSVSAVNKSGLEDRMTHISTGGGASLEFLEGKELPGILALTDLAGR from the coding sequence ATGCTTGACAAAATGACGGTGAGGGATCTCGAGTTGAAGGGGAAAAGGGTGTTCTGCCGCGTCGACTTCAACGTTCCCCTGAACGCTGAAGGAGAGATCGATGACGACACCCGCATCGTCGCCGCCCTGCCGACCCTTCGTTACATCCTCGAACAGGGAGGACGGCTGGTCCTCGCCTCTCACCTCGGTCGACCCAAGGGGGCTCCCGAGGCCAGATACAGTCTCGCCCCCGTGGCCCCGCACTTGCAAAAACTCCTCGGCCGCCCGGTCCTCATGGCTCCGGACTGCATCGGTCCCGAGGTCGAAAAAATGGTCCGGGCCCTGGGGAACGGCGAGGTCCTGCTGCTGGAGAACGTGCGCTTTCACGCCGGGGAGACCAAGAACGACCCGGAGTTCAGTCGCCAACTGGCATCCCTCGCCGAGATCTACGTCAACGACGCCTTCGGCACCGCCCACCGCGCCCACGCCTCCACCGAAGGGGTCGCCCGTCTCCTGACCCCGGCCGTGGCCGGTTTCCTGATGGAGAAGGAAATTCGCTATCTCGGCCAGGCACTCGCCGCGCCCCAGCACCCCTTCGTCGCCGTCCTCGGCGGCGCCAAGGTGACGGACAAGATCCCGGTCATCGAGAATCTCCTCGACAAGGTCGACATCCTGCTGATCGGCGGCGGCATGGCCTACACCTTTCTCAAGGCCCAGGGATTCACCATCGGCAACTCCCTGGTGGAAGAAAATCGCCTGGCACTCGCCCACGAACTCTTCGACAAGGCAAAGTCCGCCGGGGTACAGCTCATCCTCCCCGAAGACCACGTCATCGCCTCCGAATTCAAGTCCGATGCGCCCCACAAAGTGTGCAGCGACATCGACATCCCCGAAGGTTGGATGGGGCTGGACATCGGCCCACGAACCGCCGAGCGCTACGGACGGATACTCAAGGAAGCCGCCACGGTCGTCTGGAACGGGCCGATGGGGGTTTTCGAATTCGACGCCTTCGCCACCGGAACCCTCGCCATCGCTCGAGCCCTCGCCGAATCCTCGGCCCTCTCCATTATCGGTGGAGGGGACTCGGTGTCCGCCGTTAACAAATCGGGGCTCGAGGACAGAATGACCCATATTTCCACCGGCGGTGGCGCCTCCCTCGAATTCCTTGAGGGAAAGGAGTTGCCGGGGATTCTGGCTCTCACCGATCTTGCCGGACGCTGA
- the rpsO gene encoding 30S ribosomal protein S15, which produces MLATERKQEIITQFQTHEGDTGSPEVQIALLSERITYLTEHFRTHKKDHHSRRGLLKIVGQRRRLLDYLKKKDVERYRTVIKVLGIRR; this is translated from the coding sequence GTGCTGGCCACGGAACGTAAGCAGGAAATTATCACTCAGTTTCAAACCCATGAGGGGGACACCGGGTCCCCGGAGGTTCAGATCGCTCTGCTGTCTGAGCGAATCACCTATCTCACCGAGCATTTCCGCACTCACAAGAAGGATCATCATTCGCGGCGTGGACTTCTCAAGATCGTCGGACAGAGAAGGCGTCTGCTCGATTATCTGAAGAAGAAGGATGTTGAGCGTTATCGTACGGTGATCAAGGTGTTGGGAATCCGTAGGTAG
- a CDS encoding YbeD family protein, which produces MAHPPAETLLDFPCDYIFKAFGPHEGEGTFAAAVKTAVESVLPLSLDAVRERPSSNGTYVCVSVVVRLHNIAQVHAIYGALQGIPGLKYLL; this is translated from the coding sequence ATGGCACATCCTCCGGCCGAAACGCTTCTCGACTTTCCTTGCGACTACATCTTCAAAGCCTTTGGGCCCCATGAAGGGGAGGGCACCTTCGCCGCGGCGGTGAAGACTGCCGTCGAATCGGTTCTCCCTCTCTCCCTTGACGCCGTGCGGGAACGCCCCAGTTCCAATGGCACCTATGTCTGCGTTTCCGTGGTGGTTCGCCTCCATAACATCGCCCAGGTCCACGCGATCTATGGCGCACTGCAGGGCATTCCGGGATTGAAGTATCTCCTTTGA
- the pnp gene encoding polyribonucleotide nucleotidyltransferase, translated as MAFQKVEIEFNGQPLTIETGKMARQADGATVITYGDTKVLCTAVSGHKIREGQDFFPLTVNYQEKFYAAGKIPGSFFRRERGTTERETLICRLIDRPMRPLFPKGYLFETQIMPTVISADLVNDPDTLAMVAASASLVVSDIPFFGPIAAVRVGRVDGKLIANPTLQQMPESDLEIIVSGSREAVMMVEGEANLVSEDDMLEAIFFGHQALQPLIDMQLELQKLVGKAKRAFAVAEVDSALEAKVAALATDKLAETAKIRTKQERYAAIDQVKTDVQQALAGEFEGRQGEISSILGSIGKRVMRQMVTRDRIRIDGRDMKTVRPITCEVGNLPRAHGSSLFTRGETQALVAIALGTTSDEQRMDNLQGMEFKKFMLHYNFPPFSVGETSMRLFPGRREIGHGMLAERSVAKVLPKHEDFPYTIRIVSDILESNGSSSMASVCGSSLSLMDAGVPITEAVAGIAMGLIKEGDNVAVLSDILGDEDHLGDMDFKVTGTANGIAALQMDIKITGVDRAIMKQALEQAKEGRLHILKEMAKALTAPRADLSPYAPRITTIYVKSDQVRTVIGSGGKNIRGIIEATGCSIDIEDDGRINIASADGDACQKAIKMIRDLTQEAEVGKLYMGTVRKIMEFGAFVEIYPGTDGLVHVSELDTERVRNVSDILKEGDEVLVKCIGIDKQGKIKLSRKEALGQTLP; from the coding sequence ATGGCTTTTCAAAAAGTCGAGATCGAATTCAATGGTCAACCGCTGACCATCGAAACAGGAAAAATGGCCCGCCAGGCCGACGGTGCAACTGTCATCACTTATGGCGACACCAAGGTCCTCTGTACTGCCGTCTCAGGGCACAAAATCCGCGAAGGGCAGGATTTTTTCCCCCTGACCGTCAATTACCAGGAAAAATTCTATGCGGCAGGGAAGATTCCCGGCTCCTTTTTCCGCCGGGAGCGGGGAACGACCGAGCGTGAGACCCTGATCTGCCGTCTCATCGACCGTCCCATGCGTCCCCTTTTTCCCAAAGGATATCTCTTCGAAACCCAGATCATGCCGACGGTTATTTCCGCCGATCTGGTAAACGATCCGGATACCCTGGCCATGGTCGCCGCTTCGGCATCCCTCGTGGTTTCCGATATCCCTTTTTTCGGCCCCATCGCTGCGGTTCGCGTCGGCCGCGTCGACGGCAAGCTGATTGCCAACCCGACACTGCAACAGATGCCTGAAAGCGATCTCGAAATCATCGTTTCCGGTTCCCGTGAAGCCGTCATGATGGTCGAGGGTGAGGCCAATCTGGTTTCCGAAGACGACATGCTCGAGGCGATCTTCTTCGGGCATCAGGCGCTGCAACCGCTGATCGACATGCAGCTTGAGCTGCAGAAACTCGTCGGCAAGGCCAAGCGCGCATTCGCCGTCGCGGAAGTCGACAGCGCTCTCGAAGCCAAGGTAGCGGCCCTGGCCACCGACAAACTGGCCGAGACCGCCAAGATTCGCACCAAACAGGAACGTTACGCCGCCATCGATCAGGTCAAAACTGATGTTCAGCAGGCGTTGGCCGGCGAATTCGAAGGACGCCAGGGAGAGATTTCCTCCATCCTCGGCTCCATCGGCAAGCGCGTGATGCGCCAGATGGTAACCCGGGATCGCATTCGCATCGATGGCCGCGACATGAAGACCGTCCGGCCCATCACCTGTGAAGTCGGCAATCTTCCCCGCGCTCACGGCAGTTCCCTCTTCACCCGCGGCGAGACCCAGGCCCTGGTCGCTATCGCTCTCGGAACGACTTCGGACGAGCAGCGCATGGACAACCTTCAGGGGATGGAGTTCAAGAAGTTCATGCTTCATTACAACTTCCCTCCCTTCTCCGTCGGCGAAACCAGCATGCGCCTCTTCCCCGGGCGTCGCGAAATCGGTCACGGCATGCTTGCCGAGCGTTCGGTGGCCAAGGTTCTCCCCAAGCACGAGGATTTTCCCTACACCATCCGTATCGTCTCCGACATCCTCGAGTCCAACGGCTCCTCGTCCATGGCCAGTGTCTGCGGATCCTCACTCTCCCTGATGGACGCCGGTGTTCCGATCACCGAAGCCGTGGCCGGAATCGCCATGGGCCTGATCAAGGAAGGCGATAACGTCGCTGTTCTCTCCGATATCCTCGGTGACGAGGATCACCTCGGCGACATGGATTTCAAGGTGACCGGGACCGCCAACGGGATCGCCGCTCTGCAGATGGACATCAAGATCACCGGCGTCGACCGGGCGATCATGAAGCAGGCCCTCGAGCAGGCCAAGGAAGGGCGCCTTCACATCCTGAAGGAAATGGCAAAGGCACTGACCGCACCCCGCGCCGATCTCTCCCCCTACGCGCCGCGGATCACCACCATCTACGTCAAGAGCGATCAGGTTCGTACGGTCATCGGTTCCGGCGGCAAGAACATCCGCGGCATCATCGAGGCCACCGGTTGCTCCATCGATATCGAGGACGACGGGCGAATCAATATCGCCTCAGCTGATGGCGATGCCTGCCAGAAAGCAATCAAGATGATTCGCGATCTGACTCAGGAGGCCGAAGTCGGCAAGCTGTACATGGGAACGGTCCGGAAGATCATGGAGTTTGGCGCCTTCGTCGAAATCTACCCCGGCACCGACGGCCTCGTCCACGTCTCCGAGCTCGACACCGAGCGGGTGCGCAACGTCAGCGACATCCTCAAGGAAGGGGATGAGGTTTTGGTGAAATGTATCGGCATCGACAAACAGGGGAAGATCAAACTCTCCCGCAAAGAGGCTCTTGGTCAGACTCTTCCCTGA
- the truB gene encoding tRNA pseudouridine(55) synthase TruB, with protein sequence MKNGILIIDKPQGITSHDVVRQVRRLLRMRRVGHTGTLDPLATGVLPVAVGEGTRLVEFLMAGDKTYRATLKLGERTDTQDSEGAVLERRPFGAVNLGSIEEACRSLIGTIRQLPPMYSALKKDGVPLYKLARQGIEVERAEREVEIHRLDLLAVDLPYVTIEVDCSKGTYIRTLCQDLGEILGPGAHLTALRRVATGSFSEKDAISLDTLAERAQDKEIPGFFSLEEALRDYPRLEVNSEATRRLADGVPPQISGIVGSLPAEGRTVCLLAEGKLVAVARFAPERLKERRGDFELLRVFHRHNISE encoded by the coding sequence TTGAAAAACGGTATTCTGATTATCGACAAGCCGCAGGGGATCACCTCGCATGACGTCGTGCGCCAGGTCCGGCGCCTGTTGCGGATGAGGCGGGTCGGACATACCGGGACTCTCGACCCCCTGGCGACGGGGGTCCTTCCTGTTGCCGTGGGGGAGGGGACACGGTTGGTCGAGTTCCTGATGGCCGGGGATAAAACCTACCGGGCGACCCTGAAACTTGGCGAACGCACCGACACCCAGGATAGCGAAGGGGCAGTTCTGGAGCGCCGTCCCTTTGGCGCTGTCAACCTAGGGTCTATTGAAGAAGCCTGCCGTTCCCTGATCGGGACGATACGCCAGCTTCCTCCCATGTATTCAGCCCTGAAAAAGGATGGCGTTCCCCTTTATAAACTCGCCCGTCAAGGGATCGAAGTGGAGCGCGCCGAGCGCGAGGTGGAGATACACCGGTTGGATCTTCTGGCCGTGGATCTTCCCTACGTGACCATTGAGGTCGATTGCAGCAAAGGGACCTATATCCGGACCCTCTGCCAGGACCTCGGCGAGATCCTCGGCCCCGGGGCCCATCTTACGGCGTTGCGCCGGGTGGCCACCGGATCCTTCAGCGAGAAGGACGCGATTTCTCTCGACACGCTTGCAGAGCGGGCGCAAGACAAGGAGATCCCCGGTTTTTTCTCTCTGGAGGAGGCGTTGCGCGACTACCCGCGTCTCGAGGTGAATTCCGAGGCGACCAGGCGTCTTGCTGACGGCGTCCCGCCGCAGATCTCCGGGATTGTCGGGTCTCTCCCTGCGGAAGGGAGGACGGTCTGCCTCCTTGCCGAGGGGAAACTCGTCGCCGTGGCCCGATTTGCTCCGGAACGACTCAAGGAGAGACGCGGCGACTTCGAACTTTTGAGGGTTTTTCACCGGCATAACATCTCGGAATAG